The region acacacactctgcttcCATTGATCAGATCtgacaaatgttaaaatatacacacatcatatggggaaaaaaaggcttttcacTGCTGCTATGTACAGTGCTTTTGATAAttaattctattctattctattctattctaggTAACTGTTCCAatttcttttgacttttttgaGAAAGATGTGATCAATACTGTTGACTTACTATTGCTATTGAcctgtcattttatttgtgtttcttaTTCTGTTCTCCACACCGTAAATTGACATATAATTCCATCTCTATCTGCAAGCACTGCAAGCAATAAAGacttctattctattctattcaacTTCTATTCTGTTACAGtctattccattccattctgtTGTGTTCTATTCCACTATGGTCTACTCTTtgatagaatagaatagaatagaatagaatagaatagaatagaatagaatagaatagaatagataccattcttttctttgctgtatagatttttttaattacacataaGCATCCATGTTGTATGATTTCACAGAAGTTCTACTAGACTGCCTGgacctcctgctctctcttcctgtgaCAGATGATGGTGGGATAGTATATGCAGTGTATGTCCGTCTAGCTGGTGCTGAGATGTAGGATGAAGGCGCACGGTAAGCAATTTGAGCAGGTATCTCTTGCTCCTCTGGGCTGAAAGAAAAGTGAGACAACATCTTATGGCACTTTAGTTGCATTATTTGATTGTGTATAAATCCAATATTATTTTGGGCGAACCACATTAACACCTTTCTGAGCTGTTATGAAACAATCTCCATGGGGTCTTAAAGCTACCAAAGAAGTTAAGAATTTAATCGACGAGTCCTATTACCAGCAGATGGTGATATTGTCAGTGATGCATTTAAGAGAAAATTAAGGTATCTGTGATGAGAGGGGCCCTCACTGAATGACACTATttagtaaataaaaataaaagctgtAAATCTGTCATTATTTCACCTCACACTTTAACTAAAGCCCAGTTGCATCTTCACACGTCCCTGCCAACCATAGCTCTAGCCTACCGTCTCAGCCTCGACAATCAGaaatcatgaaaatgaaattagatttaCACAGAATAATACCTAGATTGGCAGCCTTCTCTTCCAGCAAAGATACTGTAGATCAGACCACCAACAATGAGTAAGGTAGAGCCTCCCCAGCCTACAAACAGCGCTGCTCCAAGTTCAAACCTGCCAACAAGTGATGTTTGTTCATTAAGTACACAATATTATGCAGAGTGACATATAAACAGAGTAGAGCTAAATAGTAAAACTACATATGTGCAATTCCCTACAAACACAATATTCATTAGATAAGTGTTTCTTACACACAGCTATAAGAGAAGCTCGGTGCTTAACGCTAGAGTATACAGTCACAAAAACTTACACTGGGAGAGGTCTCAAATTAAAAtggcaataaaaaaagagagaaaacaagctACTTAATGTTGAAGCAATACTGTACAGTGGTGACTCACTTCTGTGCTTTGTAGTTAGGATCCTGGAATTCTGACACAACTTTGTTTCCATACCAGCTGAAGGCAAACATTGCACAAAAACCTGGAGAGAGGCATGTTCAAAGTACCAGTAATATATCAATCCATCCTTAGCAAAAATGCAAGATTTTTCgaggaagaatgaaagaaaaaaaatgtttacctGATACAAAGTAGTTTAGGCCAGCAGCAAATGTCACTCTTGCATTTGCAATCTCTGATCCTCCGATCTTGGTGCATTTCATCCCCACTAAAGCCAGGATAGCTCCAAAAAAGCCCAGGATTATGGAAATGATGATGAGAGATCGACACAGATGAATGTACACTGAACAcagtaaatgagaaataaattcAGACAGGGGAacttttttaatgtcaaaatgatgttttgttattgtttccaagttgtttttttgtttgctttgttttgtctccatgccttctttctctgctttcacTGAACGTAATTCGAACTCAGAGTTAAAGATGCAATcgaaaacaacagcagaatgAAAATCCATTCAAGGTTCAGTTACAACTGCAGTTTTAAACACTTGTTTGTTGAAGATACAAGCTTTGTGATTCAAGTGTTAGTACACTTCCACTGTTAATAACTAACTCTGAGTAAATAAATTAACCATAATTTTAAGTGAAACTGGCACTGAGAAACAGAGTCTAGACTGTTGTActtaatgtatttgtttaagcCAAATACATTTGTGCCTGAATTGTACGGTACAACACTATCTCCTGA is a window of Chanos chanos chromosome 10, fChaCha1.1, whole genome shotgun sequence DNA encoding:
- the LOC115823492 gene encoding claudin-10-like, yielding MKTRTVIMYMEIGCFVVCVCGWILVCSTMPTEYWTYSEVESIVLTTSNYFSNLWKDCISDSTGVSDCKGFPSMLALQMYIHLCRSLIIISIILGFFGAILALVGMKCTKIGGSEIANARVTFAAGLNYFVSGFCAMFAFSWYGNKVVSEFQDPNYKAQKFELGAALFVGWGGSTLLIVGGLIYSIFAGREGCQSRYYSV